The segment TTTATCGAGTTCTCCGCTTATCCAGTGTGAGTTGGTATCGAGGGTTTGGCCGTACAAAAGTTCATCGCCTATGGCGAGTATTTCGGCAAAGATTTTTTTCATAGAAGCTGTAAAACCCAAAGATGAGACAAAAATCAAATATTGAATATTTTGTTGCCTCGATTCTGTATATTTTCCTACTAATTCTCCACACATGGATAAATTTTCGGCATTGGATTGGCAAAAGCAGATATACCTGGGCGGATTTGCTGGAAAGAAGGCTGCTCTTAAAATTAACATTCAGCATTTGGAAGAGTCTGCACGGCTGCGCATGTCACCCGAGGCTTTTGCCTATATAGCCGGGGGTGCCGGGAATGAAAGTACCATGCGGGCTAATCGTGAAGCTTTTGAAAAATACAAAATCGTGCCGCGCATGCTCAGGAATGTGGGTGAACGTGACACGCGAATAGAGTTATTTGGCCATACCCTGGCCTCTCCATTTTTGTTATCGCCAATTGGTGTATTGGAAATGGTGCATAAAGAAGCCGATGTTGCCGTTGGCCGTGCTGCGGCAACATTAGGTGTACCCTATATTTTTTCAAACCAGGCCTCCCGGCCTATGGAGGAAGTAGCAGCAGTCATGGGCAATGCCCCTCGTTGGTTCCAATTGTATTGGAGTAAGTCGAATGATTTGGTTGCAAGTTTTGTAAAACGGGCGGAGCGTTGTAGTTGTTCGGCCATTGTGGTTACACTGGACACAACCATGCTGGGTTGGCGTACCCGCGACCTTGAAATGGCATACCTGCCTTTTCTTGAAGGTAAAGGAATTGCTCAATATACTTCCGATCCTGTTTTTCAGAAGTTAATGGATGAGCCAGCATCAGGCGATCGGCCAAAACGCACCATCACCTGGCAAACCTTACGAGGATTGATAAGCATGGTGAACAATTATCCAGGTTCAGGATTTTTTCAAAAGCTCCGGTCAGGAAACCCCATGCGTGCAGTTCAAAAATTTATCAGCACTTACTCGAATCCATGCACCACATGGGATGACCTTCACTTTCTTCGTGAACAAACCAAACTGCCCATTATATTGAAAGGGATACTACATAGTGATGACGCCCGCAAGGCAGTAGATTTTGGTGTTGACGGAATTCTGGTTTCAAACCATGGCGGGCGACAGGTAGATGGTTCCATCTCAACGCTGGAAGCACTTCCCTCGATTGTAGAAACAGTAAACGGACGAATACCGGTTTTGCTGGATAGTGGAGTTCGTGGTGGGGCTGATGTATTTAAAGCGCTCGCCTTGGGCGCAAAAGCTGTTTGTATAGGCCGACCCTATGTTTATGGATTAACGCTTGCCGGGGAAGCGGGCGTGTACGAAGTGTTGCGCAATTTTATGGCTGATTTTGAACTTACCATGGGACTTACAGGTTGCAAGAACGTTGCTGAAATAACCCGCGAAACCCTACTATAGTGCTGTAGTATTTTGGGATTTGTTCGGTAATTTAGGCGCCTTAAATAACAAAATTATGAAGCAACTGGGATGGTTTATGGTTATTGTTTTAACTGCGTGTACAACCACACAGATTAACCAGGCGTTGGGAGATTTAAACAAATCGGTAGGAGGCAGCCAACCCTTAACTACTGCAGAAGTTGCCGAGGGATTGAAAGAGGCACTTATTAAAGGTATATCTACAGGGTCGGATCAGGCTTCACAGTTGGATGGTTTTTTTAAAAACCCACAAATAAAAATCCCCTTTCCGCCCGATGTAAAACGTGTTGAGGACAGGCTCCGCCAAATGGGTTTAGGTGGTGAAGTGGATAAATTTGTAATGACCCTAAACCGTGGAGCAGAAGATGCCGCCAAAGAGGCAAAGCCTATTTTTATCAGTGCCATCCGGCAGATGACCATTCAGGATGCCTGGAGTATTTTAAAAGGTGAAGAAAATGCAGCTACCGAATACCTGAAACGCACTACCTCTGCCCAACTCTATGAAAAGTTCCAGCCTGTAATAGCCAATTCGTTAAATAAGGTAAATGCTACTAAATACTATGGTGATCTTGTAGGAACCTACAATAAGATACCGATGGTGGAAAAAGTTAACCCTGATTTGAATGACTATGCTACCAATAAGGCCATGGATGGATTGTTCTTATTGATTGCCGGTGAGGAGAAAAAGATCCGGGAAGATCCATTGGCCCGTACCACAGATTTACTAAAGA is part of the Cyclobacteriaceae bacterium genome and harbors:
- a CDS encoding lactate 2-monooxygenase, with translation MDKFSALDWQKQIYLGGFAGKKAALKINIQHLEESARLRMSPEAFAYIAGGAGNESTMRANREAFEKYKIVPRMLRNVGERDTRIELFGHTLASPFLLSPIGVLEMVHKEADVAVGRAAATLGVPYIFSNQASRPMEEVAAVMGNAPRWFQLYWSKSNDLVASFVKRAERCSCSAIVVTLDTTMLGWRTRDLEMAYLPFLEGKGIAQYTSDPVFQKLMDEPASGDRPKRTITWQTLRGLISMVNNYPGSGFFQKLRSGNPMRAVQKFISTYSNPCTTWDDLHFLREQTKLPIILKGILHSDDARKAVDFGVDGILVSNHGGRQVDGSISTLEALPSIVETVNGRIPVLLDSGVRGGADVFKALALGAKAVCIGRPYVYGLTLAGEAGVYEVLRNFMADFELTMGLTGCKNVAEITRETLL
- a CDS encoding DUF4197 domain-containing protein, with amino-acid sequence MKQLGWFMVIVLTACTTTQINQALGDLNKSVGGSQPLTTAEVAEGLKEALIKGISTGSDQASQLDGFFKNPQIKIPFPPDVKRVEDRLRQMGLGGEVDKFVMTLNRGAEDAAKEAKPIFISAIRQMTIQDAWSILKGEENAATEYLKRTTSAQLYEKFQPVIANSLNKVNATKYYGDLVGTYNKIPMVEKVNPDLNDYATNKAMDGLFLLIAGEEKKIREDPLARTTDLLKRVFGSHK